A genomic window from Daphnia magna isolate NIES linkage group LG9, ASM2063170v1.1, whole genome shotgun sequence includes:
- the LOC116929971 gene encoding V-type proton ATPase subunit B yields the protein MAHKTGTLNEAQARLEHKMAVNRDYIFQPRMSYRTVSGVNGPLVILDDVKFPKYAEIVNLRLHDGTIRSGQVLEVSGSKAVVQVFEGTSGIDAKNTVCEFTGDILKSPVSEDMLGRVFNGSGKPIDKGPTVLAEDFLDIQGQPINPHSRIYPEEMIQTGISAIDIMNSIARGQKIPIFSAAGLPHNEIAAQICRQGGLVKVPGKSVLDDHDDNFAIVFAAMGVNMETARFFKQDFEENGSMENVCLFLNLANDPTIERIITPRLALTAAEFLAYQCEKHVLVILTDMSSYAEALREVSAAREEVPGRRGFPGYMYTDLATIYERAGRVEGRNGSITQIPILTMPNDDITHPIPDLTGYITEGQIYVDRQLHNRQIYPPINVLPSLSRLMKSAIGEGMTRKDHSDVSNQLYACYAIGKDVQAMKAVVGEEALTPDDLLYLEFLTKFEKNFIAQGNYENRTVFESLDIGWQLLRIFPKEMLKRIPASVLAEFYPRDARQGK from the exons ATGGCGCATAAAACGGGCACATTAAATGAAGCTCAAGCTCGTCTTGAACACAAAATGGCTGTAAATCGAGACTACATTTTCCAGCCGCGAATGT CTTACAGAACCGTATCTGGTGTAAATGGTCCATTGGTCATTTTGGATGATGTCAAGTTTCCCAAGTATGCCGAAATTGTAAATCTTCGTCTTCATGATGGCACCATTAGATCAGGGCAGGTGTTGGAGGTTAGCGGTAGCAAAGCTGTTGTTCAG GTGTTTGAGGGAACTTCTGGCATAGATGCTAAAAACACAGTATGTGAATTTACTGGGGACATTTTGAAGTCCCCTGTGTCTGAAGATATGCTTGGCCGTGTATTCAATGGGTCAGGAAAGCCAATTGACAAAGGACCTACAGTGTTGGCCGAAGACTTTCTAGATATTCAGG GTCAACCAATCAACCCCCATTCTCGTATCTACCCAGAGGAGATGATTCAGACTGGTATCTCTGCTATCGACATCATGAACTCCATCGCCCGTGGccaaaaaattccaattttCTCAGCTGCCGGTCTTCCTCACAACGAG ATTGCCGCTCAAATCTGTCGTCAAGGTGGTTTGGTTAAGGTCCCTGGAAAATCAGTCCTTGACGATCATGATGACAATTTTGCCATTGTTTTCGCCGCTATGGGTGTTAACATGGAAACTGCCCGCTTTTTCAAGCAAGATTTCGAGGAAAATGGCTCAATGGAGAACGTGTGCTTGTTCTTGAATTTGGCCAATGATCCTACTATTGAGCGCATTATCACTCCGCGTCTTGCGTTGACTGCTGCTGAATTTTTGGCTTACCAGTGCGAGAAACACGTTTTGGTCATTCTAACGGATATGTCGTCGTATGCCGAAGCTTTGCGTGAAGTTTCTGCCGCCCGAGAAGAGGTACCTGGTCGACGAGGTTTTCCAGGCTACATGTACACCGATTTGGCTACAATTTATGAGAGAGCTGGGCGTGTTGAAGGACGAAATGGATCCATTACGCAAATTCCAATCTTGACTATGCCTAACGATG ATATCACTCACCCTATTCCCGATTTGACCGGTTACATTACTGAGGGTCAAATTTATGTCGATCGTCAATTGCACAACAGGCAAATCTATCCTCCCATCAACGTACTTCCATCGCTTTCACGTTTGATGAAGTCAGCTATTGGCGAGGGCATGACGCGAAAAGATCACTCTGACGTTTCCAATCAATTG TATGCCTGCTATGCCATCGGCAAAGATGTCCAAGCAATGAAAGCTGTCGTTGGTGAAGAAGCTCTCACACCTGACGATCTGCTCTACTTGgagtttttgactaaattcgaAAAGAACTTCATTGCCCAAGGAAATTACGAAAACCGTACTGTCTTTGAGTCTCTAGATATTGGCTGGCAGCTACTACGTATTTTCCCCAAGGAGATGCTTAAGCGTATTCCTGCTAGTGTGTTGGCAGAATTTTACCCGCGTGATGCCCGCCAAGGCAAATAA
- the LOC116929970 gene encoding TBC1 domain family member 12, which translates to MEEENGFSTKTQMYEICHTCNNQKKKGEYQLVIQESTESGVAQGQTINKEKVKASLTNPFSNKLHNFKQIFESTKINSSSTECLEKKGLLQRMHSLSLLKSKEKITCPVSQKIPICQCDSGIAENTDTRFHTWPERGRDKVKSPKKTSVETHKEVEDCIPDDVFQEELPVLQEPYSKQLKLIQTEVLRDEPLFKKDMGHRRQPSLLSNVSSSGSEVHLPLMPLNSNPHSHTSLSSLSNYSSSTDFTEHTNSLERSCEPPRFGLASFWQRAFNRKSENDNSASWKLFSRTSFFQKSRSGQSSCSSLNSGSSPTLNTRSIGSTGLILHSRPSFLPAKCPEEELHHQFLHHKLLEESQRREQTKIQEKEKRIEELCKQEEQVASAAKIWTSEILPQWDTTRKCRKTRDLWWQGLPPSIRGQVWKLSIGNDLNVTSELFALCLERAKEKLINAGGVGLESSVEGITLDLSRTFPHLGIFQKGGPYHDVLGDLLSAYVCFRPDIGYVQGMSYLAATLLLNQEVSDAFISFSNLLNRPLLHAFFRLDHAKMADFYASFEVLLKSQLPKVYSHFLTLNLTPDLYLQEWIYTLYSRSLPLDLASRVWDVYCRDGDDVIFRIAIGILKLYEFTLLESDFIHSAQLLTNLPEDIDGIKLFKIVEQIGTYQEKSRFTQILTNHFKVKGHT; encoded by the exons atggaagaagaaaatggattcTCAACTAAAACCCAAATGTATGAAATTTGCCATACTTGCAACAaccagaagaagaaagggGAATATCAACTTGTCATTCAAGAGTCAACTGAATCAGGTGTTGCCCAAGGCCAAACAATTAACAAAGAAAAGGTTAAAGCAAGCTTAACAAATCCATTTAGCAACAAGTTGCACAATTTCAAACAGATCTTCGAAAGCACCAAAATCAACAGCTCTAGCACAGAATGTCTGGAAAAGAAAGGGCTCTTGCAAAGGATGCACAGCCTCTCTCTACTCAAGTCTAAGGAAAAAATCACATGTCCAGTTAGTCAAAAGATTCCAATTTGTCAATGTGACAGTGGGATAGCTGAAAATACTGACACAAGGTTTCACACTTGGCCGGAAAGAGGAAGAGACAAAGTGAAAAGTCCTAAGAAGACATCAGTAGAAACTCACAAAGAAGTAGAAGATTGCATTCCGGATGATGTTTTCCAGGAAGAGTTGCCAGTTCTTCAGGAGCCATACTCTAAACAACTAAAACTTATTCAAACTGAAGTGCTAAGGGATGAACCACTATTCAAGAAAGATATGGGACATAGAAGACAACCTAGCTTGCTTAGTAATGTAAGCAGCTCTGGAAGTGAAGTTCATTTGCCATTGATGCCATTGAATAGCAACCCTCATTCACACACAAGTTTGTCGAGCTTGAGTAATTATAGCTCATCTACTGACTTTACTGAACACACAAATTCTTTGGAACGTTCTTGCGAACCTCCCCGATTTGGACTCGCTTCATTTTGGCAGCGGGCATTTAATCGCAAATCCGAGAACGATAACTCGGCTTCGTGGAAACTATTTAGCCGAACAAGTTTTTTCCAAAAGTCGCGGAGTGGCCAGAGCAGTTGCAGTAGTCTCAACAGCGGTAGCAGCCCGACTTTGAACACAAGAAGTATTGGTTCTACTGGCTTAATTCTGCATAGTCGCCCTTCGTTTCTGCCGGCAAAATGCCCAGAAGAGGAGCTCCATCATCAGTTCTTACACCACAAACTGTTAGAAGAATCTCAGCGTAGAGAACAAACAAAGATTCAA gaaaaagaaaaacgaatagAAGAACTATGCAAACAAGAAGAGCAAGTTGCGTCTGCCGCAAAAATCTGGACATCAGAAATCCTTCCTCAATGGGATACAACACGTAAGTGCCGTAAAACGCGAGACCTTTGGTGGCAAGGCTTGCCACCTTCTATTCGAGGTCAGGTCTGGAAGCTCTCCATTGGCAATGACCTAAACGTTACTTCCGAGTTGTTCGCGTTATGTCTTGAGCGAGCCAAAGAGAAATTAATCAATGCTGGCGGCGTAGGGCTAGAAAGCAGCGTTGAAGGCATCACATTAGATCTTTCCAGGACTTTCCCTCATTTGGGTATTTTCCAAAAAGGAGGACCTTACCACGACGTTCTTGGTGATCTGTTGAGCGCCTATGTTTGCTTTCGACCAGATATCGGTTATGTTCAA GGGATGTCCTATCTAGCCGCAACTCTCTTGCTCAATCAGGAAGTTTCAGATGCCTTCATCAGTTTTTCCAACCTCCTCAACCGTCCACTGTTGCATGCTTTCTTCCGTCTCGATCATGCTAAGATGGCCGATTTCTATGCCAGTTTCGAAGTTCTGCTCAAATCACAACTTCCCAAAGTCTATTCGCACTTTTTGACACTGAATCTCACCCCAGATCTGTATCTCCAGGAATGGATCTACACTCTTTATTCGCGATCGTTGCCTCTAGATCTGGCCTCAAGGGTCTGGGATGTTTATTGCAGAGACGGAGACGACGTGATATTCCGAATTGCAATTG gaATACTGAAATTGTACGAGTTTACATTACTAGAATCGGACTTTATCCATTCCGCTCAGTTGTTGACCAATCTACCTGAAGACATTGACGGGATCAAGCTTTTCAAGATAGTCGAACAAATTGGCACTTACCAAGAGAAATCTCGTTTTACACAAATATTAACTAATCACTTCAAAGTTAAAGGTCATACGTAA